Proteins encoded together in one Telopea speciosissima isolate NSW1024214 ecotype Mountain lineage chromosome 6, Tspe_v1, whole genome shotgun sequence window:
- the LOC122665403 gene encoding U-box domain-containing protein 33-like gives MNCRRNKEETMISTLLQEKESESFNENDEKKGTNEELERVRQELKILKSQRDQIMEELRIAKSQKVTLDSQVPVVTELVEKKVLLAAQKLVDIQKELDELQELRKIREEEFANLQRPQFFSVFSALDIESATENFNPSKKIGEGAFGNVYKGLLRQTPVAIKRFHNHCLEGQSSSDFQREVDVLSKVRHPNLVTLIGACPEASSLVFEYLTNGSLEDRLKCKDGTPPLSWKTRIRIAKEMCSALIFLHSNEPHSIVHGDLKPSNILLDVNFVSKLGDFGISSFISRDESSTYTDTLYCTAPKGTIAYIDPEYFATGLLTPKADVYSFGVVLLRLLTGRPALGLPMKVQFALDEGTLNAMLDASAGDWPLVQAKQLTQMALRCCEINRKNRPNLELEVWKLLRLLENQI, from the exons ATGAATTGCAGACGGAACAAAGAGGAGACAA TGATATCAACCCTTTTACAGGAAAAAGAGTCAGAAAGCTTTAATGAGAATGATGAGAAGAAAGGAACGAACGAAGAACTTGAAAGAGTACGGCAGGAACTCAAAATACTGAAGAGCCAACGGGATCAAATCATGGAAGAACTCCGGATAGCCAAGTCCCAGAAGGTAACGTTGGATAGCCAAGTCCCAGTGGTGACTGAGTTGGTTGAAAAGAAGGTCTTGTTAGCTGCTCAAAAGTTGGTAGATATCCAAAAAGAACTTGACGAATTGCAGGAACTAAGGAAAATAAGAGAGGAAGAGTTTGCAAACTTGCAGAGACCTCAGTTCTTCTCGGTGTTCTCTGCCTTGGATATTGAGTCAGCCACTGAGAACTTCAACCCATCAAAGAAGATTGGAGAAGGGGCATTTGGGAATGTCTATAAAGGACTCCTTCGACAAACCCCCGTGGCTATTAAAAGGTTTCACAATCATTGTTTGGAAGGGCAAAGCAGTTCAGATTTCCAACGGgag GTTGATGTCTTGAGCAAGGTAAGGCATCCAAACCTTGTCACTCTCATTGGAGCTTGCCCTGAAGCTTCTTCACTTGTCTTTGAGTACCTTACTAATGGTAGCCTTGAAGATCGCCTCAAATGTAAGGATGGCACTCCCCCTCTATCGTGGAAAACTCGAATACGTATTGCCAAGGAGATGTGCTCCGCCCTCATCTTCCTTCACTCCAATGAACCTCACAGCATAGTTCACGGGGATCTCAAACCATCAAACATCCTTCTGGATGTAAACTTTGTTAGCAAACTTGGTGATTTCGGGATTTCTAGCTTTATCTCTCGTGATGAAAGCTCAACCTACACAGACACACTATATTGTACAGCTCCAAAGGGAACCATTGCCTACATAGACCCTGAGTATTTTGCAACTGGATTGCTAACACCAAAGGCTGATGTGTATTCATTTGGAGTTGTACTGTTACGGCTTTTGACTGGGAGACCAGCCTTGGGTTTGCCAATGAAAGTGCAATTTGCATTGGATGAGGGAACCTTGAATGCCATGTTAGATGCATCAGCAGGTGACTGGCCTTTGGTTCAGGCAAAGCAACTCACTCAAATGGCATTGAGGTGCTGTGAGATTAACAGAAAGAACCGGCCAAACCTTGAGTTAGAGGTGTGGAAACTGCTCCGCTTACTGGAGAATCAAATTTGA